The Planococcus halocryophilus nucleotide sequence CATGTTGAATCACTCCAATAACGTCTTCAGCGTGTGTCATATTATTAATCCCCGAAACGTTTTCAATTGTGATTTGTTCTTCCTGTGATTGAGCTAATTTTACGTGATAGCTTTTTTCTTCATTTAATTTATTGATTACTTGCTCTGCCACGTCCACAAACGTCACGTGATAGCCTGATTCGGAAAATAAAGCCCCGATAAATCCTCTACCAATATTTCCTGCTCCAAAATGAACGGCTTGTTTCACTGTCATCATTCCTTTATCAAATTATTTTGTAGATACTCTAAAAAAATCTCTTCTAACTTCTGCCGAATGGCCTTTTCGTTGGAAGAAGTAAAAATCATCATTGCTTGATTATTTTCAATCAAGCTCGTGCTAATTAAGCTCAAGATTTCTTGTTGTCGGTCAGTCAATACAGTTGGCGCTAGCATCAACAACAAATGTTTCATTTGCATGTCTTTGCCATCCATTCCTTTAACGATAAGCGGGTTATCTAGATGGATGATTTGAAACAACAGCTCTTGGACCGATTCATCACGGCAATGGTAAAGTGCCATAGTCGTTTCCGGAATCCCAAGACCGCCTTTGTTCTCTCGTTCTTTTAGTTCACTCATGGCGGAAGCTACGTTTGTTACTACCCCGTCTTTTTTCGCCATTTCTAAAACTTCCTGTAAAATCTCCCAATGATCCGCAGCAAATTGTTGACGAACTACTTTAAAATTGCTCAAAATCACATCCATACTATGCTGTACTTGTTTTATTTCTTGCAGCATTTGTTGGATATTTGGTCGGTTTTTTGTTGTCTGTGTGTCGCTCGTCTTTTCGCGATTTAAATAATGCGTTTTACCAGTAATTTTCTTTACATTATTCTGCAAGTAACTTTCAATGTACCCGATATCTCGCTCGTTCAATAAAGGGCTCACTCGAATATAATCTACTTCTGTAACAGGCAATCGAATGGTTGAAATGACCAAATCGTAATCTTTGAAGTCAGCTGCTTGAAAATCTTTTATTGAAAGAATTTTTACTGAATTGATTTCAGGAAGTTCTTTTTGAATACGACTTGCCAGCATTTTTGAAGTACCTATTCCCGACGGACAAATAATAACTGCATCAATTTGAATTTTTTCTTCTCCCATTAATAAAGCTGAACCAAAATGAAGAACAACAAAAGCCGTCTCGTCAGCAGAGAAGTTTAAACTTTCGAACTCATTCTCCATCCCTTGTTTAACAGCCATAAACAGGACCGGATATTTACGTTTAATCTCATCCGTTAACGGATTGAAGGATTCGAGATTTTGATTTAAACGGAAAATTAATGGTTCCATATGTGCCAATAGCCCTTGATATAGTGAGAAGTCATCGATAAGATCGACACCCAACTGTGACGATACGTTACGGATCAAGTTTTTGACTTTTCGTCCTAACAAGACACTATCGTAGTAAGAACTGTTAGCCGCTTGGACTTTAGATCCCTTTAATATAACCGATAAAAAATGTGTGTCAGCTATTGATAACTGAACAGAAAGTTGCTCACTCAATTCTTTGCACACATTCTCTATCAACTGATACTCGCTAGTAGAGCTCTTCTCTACCAATTCTAGCGTTTCCAGTAAGAACCCTTTTTCTGCTCGCTGAAGCGTCATGCAACTATAAACAACTAATCCTACATAATCACTATCTGCTAACTTTATTTGTTCCTGATTGATTTTTTGTTTTACTAAACGATCCACTACTGTCAAATACTGCGGGAAAAAGTATCCAAGAATATTTTCTTTCTGACTTCTTCCTTGTTGAAGAAAATATAAACTCTCAATTATTTCTTCATAAAAATACGCCAACATAAAACTGCCTAGTGCATGTCGCTTATTGGCTTCTCTACCATCAACCTCTATACCGACACCTTTTGTTCTCGATAACTGAACCGAAAACTTCTGTAGCCAGTCAGATAAATCATCTAAATGAGCAGATAATGTAGCATTACTGATTCCTAACTGACCTGCGAGCACTTGCTTTTTAAAAAACGGACCTTCGTGCAATAAAATAATTAGCAGCTTTAACTTTCGCTCTTCAGGAGTCTCATCTGCCGGACTAACTGTTATCAAATTCTGTATAAGTCGATAAATTTGATCATTAGGTCCCGTAATTAAAAGCCCCTCATCTACTGTCCGTTCAATGGTTAAATCAAATTCTTGCAAGGTTTTTTCGATTGATTTTAAATCTCGTTGAATTGTCCGAGCACTGACATCTAAATACGAAGATAAGGAATGAACCGTATGTTTTCCAGAGGTTCTAACAATCAATTCAATAATAGATTTTTCTCTAAACGTGATAAACATAGTTGCCCCTCATTTCGTTTTTAACTGCCTATTTCGTACTTGAAAATGTAGATAGAACAAAAAGGCAGGAAATCCCACCTTTCTATTAGTGTTATTTAATTGCCGTTAATGATGTCGATTATTTCTTTCGCAGATTTCGCTTCAACTAATCGATCGACGTTGGTTTGATCGGCACAAATCACTGCGATTCCCGAAAGAATTTCTAAATGTGTTCCATCTTTTCCGGCAATCCCGAAAATCATTTTTGCACTCTGTCCATCAAAGTCTACTCCATTTGGCACTTGAATAACAGTAAAGCCTGACTTGATGA carries:
- a CDS encoding BglG family transcription antiterminator produces the protein MFITFREKSIIELIVRTSGKHTVHSLSSYLDVSARTIQRDLKSIEKTLQEFDLTIERTVDEGLLITGPNDQIYRLIQNLITVSPADETPEERKLKLLIILLHEGPFFKKQVLAGQLGISNATLSAHLDDLSDWLQKFSVQLSRTKGVGIEVDGREANKRHALGSFMLAYFYEEIIESLYFLQQGRSQKENILGYFFPQYLTVVDRLVKQKINQEQIKLADSDYVGLVVYSCMTLQRAEKGFLLETLELVEKSSTSEYQLIENVCKELSEQLSVQLSIADTHFLSVILKGSKVQAANSSYYDSVLLGRKVKNLIRNVSSQLGVDLIDDFSLYQGLLAHMEPLIFRLNQNLESFNPLTDEIKRKYPVLFMAVKQGMENEFESLNFSADETAFVVLHFGSALLMGEEKIQIDAVIICPSGIGTSKMLASRIQKELPEINSVKILSIKDFQAADFKDYDLVISTIRLPVTEVDYIRVSPLLNERDIGYIESYLQNNVKKITGKTHYLNREKTSDTQTTKNRPNIQQMLQEIKQVQHSMDVILSNFKVVRQQFAADHWEILQEVLEMAKKDGVVTNVASAMSELKERENKGGLGIPETTMALYHCRDESVQELLFQIIHLDNPLIVKGMDGKDMQMKHLLLMLAPTVLTDRQQEILSLISTSLIENNQAMMIFTSSNEKAIRQKLEEIFLEYLQNNLIKE